The following are encoded in a window of Hydrogenobacter sp. genomic DNA:
- the prmC gene encoding peptide chain release factor N(5)-glutamine methyltransferase, whose product MKVEELLKRPSRVSLRNRQLLLAHLLKLKPSEIYLISDMEVSKEVEDEYLKSLSLLEEGYPLQYLLGEWDFYGRTFKVEEGVLIPRSETEILVEKVLERIPFDEERIGFEIGVGTGCISITLLLERSKLIMYGDDIQDKAIELARTNAKIHKVENRFILKKGNMFEPVEGMVFDFVVSNPPYIPESEWEKLPRGVRLEGRVSLIGGKYGYEFYERFGKDIKRFLKEGGFFALEIGHDQGKVLKELFLKEGFSVEIFKDYGGQDRVMVGWKL is encoded by the coding sequence ATGAAGGTGGAAGAGCTTCTGAAAAGACCCAGCAGAGTGTCCCTACGAAACAGACAACTCCTTCTGGCTCACCTACTGAAACTAAAACCAAGTGAGATATACCTCATTTCGGACATGGAGGTATCTAAAGAGGTGGAGGATGAATACCTCAAATCCCTTTCCCTACTTGAAGAGGGTTATCCGCTTCAGTATCTTCTGGGTGAGTGGGATTTTTACGGGAGAACCTTCAAGGTAGAAGAAGGTGTGCTTATACCCAGGTCCGAAACGGAAATTCTCGTAGAGAAGGTCCTTGAAAGAATACCTTTTGATGAGGAGCGAATAGGGTTTGAAATAGGCGTGGGTACAGGCTGTATATCCATAACGCTCCTATTGGAAAGGAGTAAACTCATTATGTATGGAGATGACATTCAGGACAAAGCTATAGAGTTAGCGAGAACCAACGCAAAAATTCATAAAGTTGAGAACAGATTCATACTCAAGAAAGGAAACATGTTTGAACCTGTAGAAGGTATGGTCTTTGACTTTGTTGTGTCTAATCCACCTTACATTCCAGAAAGCGAGTGGGAAAAACTACCAAGAGGTGTTAGGCTTGAGGGTAGAGTTTCCCTGATAGGTGGTAAATATGGGTACGAATTTTACGAAAGATTTGGGAAGGATATAAAAAGATTTTTGAAGGAGGGGGGATTTTTTGCCCTTGAGATAGGACACGATCAGGGAAAAGTTCTTAAAGAGCTTTTCTTGAAGGAGGGTTTTTCTGTTGAGATCTTTAAGGATTATGGCGGTCAAGATAGGGTGATGGTAGGATGGAAACTGTAG
- the secG gene encoding preprotein translocase subunit SecG produces MYYFLLLIFVFIALMLIVVVLLQRSRGDVGTAFGGMGQGVFGPGGVDTILTKITYWLGFSFMFVAILLPLTHPSKKSSLIKDEGGRASEKTQQSVPTKQTTPSGSPTETKTK; encoded by the coding sequence ATGTACTACTTTTTACTTTTGATATTTGTGTTTATTGCCTTGATGCTTATTGTTGTTGTGCTTCTTCAAAGAAGCAGAGGGGACGTAGGAACCGCTTTTGGCGGTATGGGACAGGGTGTTTTCGGTCCTGGTGGTGTGGACACCATACTTACCAAAATCACTTACTGGCTTGGTTTTTCCTTTATGTTTGTAGCGATACTTCTGCCGCTTACGCATCCGTCAAAGAAAAGCTCACTTATAAAAGATGAAGGTGGAAGAGCTTCTGAAAAGACCCAGCAGAGTGTCCCTACGAAACAGACAACTCCTTCTGGCTCACCTACTGAAACTAAAACCAAGTGA